TCCGCTGCAACGGGCCAGCATGAATTAACTCTGTTCCTCGGTGTGTTGTATCACCTGGAAAATCCCATGCTGGCGCTGCGCAATGTGGCCGCCGTCACCAAAGAACTATGCGTCATCGAAACGCAGGTGATCGATGAAGTCACCGGCCAGACCGAGTGGGGCGCGCAGGCCTGGACGCACCCGTATCAGGGAGCGTTGGCCGTGATTGACGAAACAGTGGAGCATTCCGCCGAGGTGCGCGAGACAGGTGCGACCCCGCTGGCCTTGTGTCCCTCGCCGCGCGCGCTGGAAACCATGCTGCGTCATGCGGGCTTCCGAAAAATCGAGCGCGTTGCTCCGGCGCCCGGCGCATACGAGCAGCTCGCGCGCGGCAAGCGCGTGGTCTACGCAGCCTATAAATAATTCCCGCGTCGTGGGAGCGTCTCCAGCTTCGCGCGATGCTATTTTTAAGATGATGGGCACTTCCACCAACTCGCCTCCTCGCCCCAGCGCCGTCGGAACTGACGCCGCGGTCATCCGCACCGAGGCGATGACCAAGACGTATCGCGTGGGCTCGGAAGAGCTGCACGCGCTGAGCGGCATCACGTTCACCATGGAGCGCGGCGAATACGTGGCTCTCATGGGACCGTCGGGGTCGGGCAAATCCACGCTGATGAATCTGCTGGGGTGCCTCGACACTCCGACCTCGGGACGCTACTGGCTGGCCGGGCGATTGGTGAGCGAGCTTGATGACATGGATCTCGCGCTGGTGCGCAACCGCGAGATTGGATTTGTCTTCCAGACATTCCATCTGCTGCCGCGCTTCACGGCGGTGGGCAACGTGGAGTTGCCGCTGATCTACCGGCACGTCGCCCCGCGTGAGCGCCGCGAGTTGGCAGAGAATGCGCTGCGCCTGGTGGACCTTGGGGACCGTCTGCATCACCGCCCCAACGAACTCTCCGGCGGGCAGCGCCAACGCGTGGCCATCGCGCGCGCGCTGGTTACTGACCCGTCCATCCTGCTGGCCGATGAGCCGACTGGGAATCTCGACTCGCGTACCGGCGCGGAGATCATGAAGCTGTTCGAGCGATTGCACGGCGCAGGCCACACGGTGGTGCTGATCACGCACGACCAGGATGTCGCCAAGCAGGCGCGCCGTATCATCTACATAAAAGACG
This sequence is a window from Acidobacteriota bacterium. Protein-coding genes within it:
- a CDS encoding ABC transporter ATP-binding protein translates to MMGTSTNSPPRPSAVGTDAAVIRTEAMTKTYRVGSEELHALSGITFTMERGEYVALMGPSGSGKSTLMNLLGCLDTPTSGRYWLAGRLVSELDDMDLALVRNREIGFVFQTFHLLPRFTAVGNVELPLIYRHVAPRERRELAENALRLVDLGDRLHHRPNELSGGQRQRVAIARALVTDPSILLADEPTGNLDSRTGAEIMKLFERLHGAGHTVVLITHDQDVAKQARRIIYIKDGRIERDERAK
- a CDS encoding methyltransferase domain-containing protein yields the protein MMKREEMAQQAKELGPWFYPFDFGDGVKAESYTPQEVAGIFETRREMAERAVRQHFGARLPEISCLDIGCHEGFYTLAMARLGVGRVAGLDVREENLRRARFAAAAMGCPQIRFLQGNCEQLPSAATGQHELTLFLGVLYHLENPMLALRNVAAVTKELCVIETQVIDEVTGQTEWGAQAWTHPYQGALAVIDETVEHSAEVRETGATPLALCPSPRALETMLRHAGFRKIERVAPAPGAYEQLARGKRVVYAAYK